A window of Actinomadura viridis genomic DNA:
GACCCGGGCCTCGCCCGCCGCCGCGTGCCGGACGGTGTTGGTCAGCGCCTCCTGAACGACGCGGTAGACGGTGACGGCGAGGTCGGCCGGAACCGGCCGCGGCTCGCCGTCCTGCTCCAGGGTGACCGCCAGCCCCGCGTTCCGGACGCCGTCGACCAGCGCGGGCAGCGCGTCCAGCCCGGGCGGCGGGCGGCGGGACGCCTCCTCCGAGCGCAGCACCCCCAGCGCCCGGCGCAGCTGCGCCAGCGCCTCCCGCGCCGTGACCGAGATGGTGTCGAAGACCTGCTCGGCCTTGTCGGGGTCGCTGCGCACCGCCACCGGCCCGGCCTCCGCCTGGATCACCACCATGCTCATCGAGTGGGCCAGGATGTCGTGCATCTCGCGGGCGATCCGCTCGCGCTCGCGGGTGGCGGCGGCGGCCTGCTCCTCGGCCAGGCGGGCGGCCCGTTCCTCCAGCATCGCGATCCGGTCGCGCCGCGCCCGGGCGCCGGTCCCCAGCGCGTAGGCGGCGATGAACGCGATCCCGACCAGGCCGAGGTTGAGCACCTCGTCCTCGGGGACCAGGACCGACACCGTGATGCCGGCGGCGGTGGCCGCGGCCGCGATCAGCCGCTTGACCGGCGGGCACAGCGCGGCGAACGTGTAGGTCGCGATCAGCTGCGCGGGCGGCAGGTCGCCCAGCCCCCCGTTCAGGGACAGCGTGACCGTGCACAGGCCGATGACCCCGGCCGTCGCGAACGGGTGGGCGCGGCGCCACAGCAGCGCCACCGCGCTGACACCGGCCGTCACCGCCACCCAGACCGAGAGGCGGCCGTTCACCGTCGCCTGGACGACGATGTTCACCGCGCACACCACGGCGATGACCGCGTCCACGGCGGGGGGCGGCAGCGCCCGCGCCCGTTCGGCGAGCCGGTTCCCGTACGCGGTGAGGCTCGGCACGGCATCCACTCCAGTGCTGGTGGGGGAACGGCCCCAGTATCGGCCGCCGCCGGGCCGGTGTCCTCACTCGTGGGAGTGAGAACGCGGGAGTGGGAACGTGGGGGTGAGGACCCTAGCGGTCGACGCCGTAGATGACCCGGCCGCGGCGGGCGACGCCGTCGATCTCGGCGTACAGCCGCAGGCACCGGACCACCCGCCCGGGGTGAGTGCGGCTGACCATCGGCACGTCGTCCTCGGTCAGGTCGCGGACGTCCCGGAACCGGCGGGCGGGCTCGCGCACCCGTGCCCGCCCGCCCAGCCCGCCGGCCAGCGTGAACACCAGTTCGTGCGAGCGCGCGGCCAGCCCGTTCCACCAGGAGCCCGGGTCGGTCGCCGGAGGGAGGTGGGCCACCGAGCACAACGCCTCGTCCAGAGCGATGAGGGCCTCCAGGGCGCGCGGCGGCCCCTCGGGCACCGCCGCCGCGTACGCGCGCAGCCGGGTGAGCAGTTCCCTCGTGTAGTCGGCCAGGGCGGACGGGTCGGCCAGGGGACGCGGGCGGGGCGTCAGGCTCTCGAAGTAGAGCGCCTCGGGGTCGATCCCGGCGACCGCGAGGGCCTGGGAGGCCAGTGCCGCCAGCGCCGGGCCGGCCGGGTCGGCCGCGGGCAGCGGGGCCAGCGCCCCGGCCACCTCGGGCAGCGGGGCCGCGCCCACCACCGTCCTGATCCCGCGGATGCCCAGGTCGTGCCGGGGCAGCAGCAGGTCCTCCTCCTGGTCGAGAGCGGGCAGCGCCACCGGAGCGCCGGGGGCCACCGGAGCGCCGGGCACCGCCGGAACGGCCCGCGCCGCCCGGCCGCGCCACGCCTGGGCGGCCGGTCCCGGAAGGCGCAGCAGCGCGCAGTTGAACGCCACCCAGGCCCGCGCGGGGTCGGCCTGGCGGCGCGCGTCACCGAGGTGCTCGCGTACGGCGCGGTCCGCGTGGAACCCGTCGAGCAGCTCGGCGACGGGGTCCGGCGGGGGCGCGGCCCCGGCCGGCGGGCCCGCGACGGCGTGGCCCGCCGCGGGTACCGGCGGCGGAGCCGGGACGCCTTCCCCGAGCATGTCGTGGAGCGCGCCGCGCACCTGCGTGAACGCCTCCGCACCGGGGTCGTCGGGCCGCAGCAGCGCGGTCTGGTCCAGGGCGCGCGCCAGCAGCCTGAGCCCGTCGCGCAGGGTGCCGGCCAGCTCGGAGTCCGCCGTGGCCAGGAGCCTGCGAAACGGGTCCGCGGCCTCCGGCGCGTCCGCCCCGTCGTCCCGGCGCGCGTCCGCCCCGCCGTCCCGGCGTGCGTCCGCTCCGTGGCTCACTGCTCACCGCTGAACGGGTCGCGGGCCTCGTCGAGCTGGAGGTCGGGCTCGGCCAGCTCGGTGCTGAACACCGCGCCCGGATCGCGTTCCACGTCCGGGAGGCCGGCGGCCCGCACGAACGGCGGCCCGCCGGGATGCAGGCGCAGCAGCCCGTCCTCGTCGAGCGACACCCAGCACGCGACGTACGGTGCCTCCGGCAGGGGCCTGGCCTCCCCCACCCTGACCACGTCGCTGCCGGTGGTGTAGCGCAGGTGGAACGTCCAGGTCCCGTTGCGCGGGGGGCGCCGCAGCGGCAGCGGCGACAGCAGGCCGGCCCGGGCGCGGCCGTCCCGCCCCCGGAACCGGTCGGGCAGCGCGGCCGGGTAGATCCGCCCGTCCGGTCCCGCCGCCAGGTCGCCGAACACCACCGCGCCGCCCGCGGGGTCCTCCGGCGGGGTGTCCACCACGAGCTGGAACCGGGCGTCGGGGTCGTCGCCCGCCGTGCCGGCGAGGTTGGCCAGCACCTCGTGCAGGTCGCCGAAAGCCTCGCCCTCCACGGCGTAGTGCGGCCGGTCGCCCCGGAAGAGGTGCAGGGTGGGGGCGAGCTCGTGGCTCATGTCCAGCATCGTGCGGATCTCCGCGGGCCACACCGACGGGGTCAGCTCCTCGTACCCTTCGTGGCTCTCGTAGCTGAACGAACCCCAGCGCAGCGAGGCCGCGCCCTCCACCTTCCGCATGATCTGGAAGCTGCGCAGCAGCGGGCCGGTCGCGGCGGTCCGGACCCGGGTGCCGTGGTCGGCGTCCACGATGTCCAGCGCGTCGCCGGCCGACAGCACCACCAGTTCCTGGCCGTCCTGGCCGGCCAGCGCGAACGAGCTGGGCAGGCCACGGAACAGGTTCTCCACCTCGACGTCGATGACCGACTCGTCCTCGCGGAGCCGGGCCGCGGCGTTGGCGGGCTGGTCGTGGCCGAACTGCCGCAGGCTCTCGGCCCAGCAGGCCCCGATGGACGCGGCGTTCTTGGGCAGCGTCCGCTCCACCTTGATGTCGTGGGCCGACCAGGCGAACGTCTCGTGCCCGCCGGGACGGGCCCCGAAGCCCGCGGCGAACTCCTCCTCCACCAGCGGCAGCGCGCTGGCGTTGCCGGTGAGGATCAGCTCGTCCAGCCGCTCGTCGCGGTCCCGCAGCCGCTCCTCCACCAGCGCGTTGGCCAGCTCGACGACGCGGCGCACGGCCGGGCGGGCCAGGTCCTCGAACCGCGCGCCCTGCAGCACCAGCTCCCCGACGCCCTGCTCGGGGATCCGCGCGCGGGAGTCGGTGAGCGCCCGCAGGATCCTGGCGAGCACGGCGCTCGACACGGTGTACGTCCCGTCCCGGCCCGCCGCGCCCAGCTCCCGCTTGGCCTTCTCGGCCTCGTCCCACAGCAGCTCGAACGCGCGCCTGCGGCGCGGGTGCCGCTTCCAGTGGGTCGGGACGATGTCCTCGACGAGCTCGGTGATCTCGCCGGGCAGCGGCAGCTCGTCCGCCACGTGCATGGGCAGGCTGCCCACCAGGTAGCGGCCGTCGGCGTCGCGCAGGTCGTCGGGCAGCGACCCGGCCAGCCGCTGGGAGTCGTGCGCGAGCAGCGCGTCGGCCAGCAGCAGCTTGAGCCAGTGGAAGACCCGCAGGGTGATGAGGTTGCCGCCGAGGTTGGCGTGCCCGCTGGACCCGCGCAGCGTCGGGACGATCCGGTAGTAGCGCCCGGTGAACCGCGGGTCGCCGCCGGGCAGCGGCGGTGTCTCGTCGCTGAGCACGAAGGTGATCAGCGCGATGTCGGTGGTGCCGCCGCCGATGTCGACCACCAGCACGTTGCGCTGCCAGTGCCCGGGACGGCCGGGCAGCGGGCGGCTGCGCGCCCGCAGCGCCTCGATGCCGCTGCCCGAACGGGCCCCGACGTCCTTCATCAGGAAGAAGAACGCGGCGCCCACGGCCTCGTCGTAGCTGGTGTAGACGGTGGTGACGCCCAGCGCCTTCCGGACGATGGGCCGCAGCTCGCCGCGCACCTTGAGCGAGGCCATCGCGGGATAGGTGACCACGACCCGGTTCACCGGCCGCCGGTCCATCAGCCTGCGGTGCTCGCGCCGGTCGTTCAGATGGCGGTTGGTGCGGTCGATCAGGTCGGCGTACGAGGCGCCGATCAGCTCCCGGACGGTGAGGGGGCGGCCCTCCAGGACGGTCTCCACCTGGTCGAGCCGGTCGAAGCGCGCCTTGAGCCCGTAGAAGACCCGCGGTCCCTCGTCGGCGCCGTCCGCCGCGCCCTGCGGCTCGGGCAGGTCGACCGTCGCGGGGCCCAGCCGCACGCGCGGCGGGTCGGCCGAGGTGACCTCGGCCCGGCTGGACAGGACGGTGTCGCCCTCGTTGGGGTCCAGGACGATCTGGTGGAGCGAGCGGGTGTCCAGGGCCGGCACCGAGAACGCGGCGTCGTAGCAGCGGTGCAGCCGCACGGCCAGCCACGTCCGCAGGGGGTCGCTGGCGAACTGCAGGTCCAGGTCCAGCCGGCGCAGCACCTCGTGCAGCATCGCCTCGCCGGTGGAACGGCGGGCGCGCAGCGCGGCCCCCAGTTCGCGGACCGGGTCGGCGGCCGGGTCCGCGCCCGGGGCGGCGGTCTCGCCCAGCAGGGCCTCGGCGGTCTCGGCGAGCATCTCGTGCCATTCCTCGGCGGCGTCGCCGTAGGGGTCGTGCCGCTCGCCGGGCACCGCCTCCAGCAGCGCCACCAGCTGGTTCCGCAGCTCCTCCTGCTGGTTGACCGACATGGACACCCGCTGGACCAGCTCGCTGTCGAGCAGGGTGACCGTCGAGTTGCTGGTCCCCAGGTCGACGGCCGCGAAGCCGTGGTGGCCCTCGGTCACGACCTCCCGGGCGGCCGGCTCGGCTGGTTCGGCGGGCTGGGCGGTCACCGGGAACTCCTGTGCGGCGGGCGGCGGCTGGACGTACGGATCCTGCGGCGGGGAATAGGGGGCCGGAGCGTCCGAGGGCGGCGGCGAGGGCTGCTGGTACGGAGGCGGCGGATACGCGGACCGCGGATCCGGAGGCGGCGGGTAGGAGGGTTGCGCGTAGGGGGACGGTCCGGGCGGCGGCGCGTACTGCTGCCGGCCGCGCGGGGACTGGCCGCGCGCGGGCGTGAAGACCACGTCGCAGGCGACGCGCTGGGACATCTCGATACCGGGATCGGCCGGCCCGGCGGCGGGCATCCCCCGGTAGACCACGTCCAGGACCAGCCGGACGGGACCGCCGGCCTCCACGTCCACCGCCGGGATGACGGGACCGGGCACGGTGATCTGCCCGCGCAGCGGCTCGGCCGGGAACCGCGCCGCCCGGTAGGCGTTGCGCACGACGTCGCGGGGGCCGCGGGGACCGGCCCGGCCCGTGTCCAGGTCGGCGGCGATGCCGGTCAGCCACACCGGCGGGTGCGTGGGGGTGATCAGCAGGTCGGGCAGCACGTAGCGGCCGGCCCGTTCGGCCAGCTCGATCGGGCCGCTCCCCCAGGGCTCGCGCGCGCCTCCCGGAGGCGCGATCCGCACGATGAGCGGCATCAGAGGTCTCCCCTTCCGTCCTGGAGGAGGCTTTCGGACAGCGCGCCGAGCACGGCGTCGTCGGACCGCCGGACCACCCCCAGCGCCTCGGCGGCGAGCCGCCCGTAGTCGCCCTGCGGCAGCGTCTCCAGCCGCCGGGCCAGGGCCGCGCGGACGTCGTCGACCAGGGCGCGCCGCCGCCGCTCGGCCTGGAGCATCACCTTGCGGGTGAGGGCGTTGACCAGTTCCCGGCGCACCGCCATCACCTGGATCTGGTGCCGGCGCTTCTCCAGCTCGTCGGCCGGCCAGCCGTGCGGGACCGGATAGTCCGGATGCCAGGGCAGCCCGTGGTCGCGGCGGAGCGGGAAGTCCTGGACCTGCGCGCTCTCCTGCCGTACGGGCGGGGGCGCGGAACCCGGCGGCGGCGCGGTGCCCGCCGTCCCGCGGGCGTGCTCGACCTCCCGCCGCACCCAGCCGAACGCCAGGAACGGCTCGGCCCAGTCCAGCACCCCGGCGTCGCCCTGCGCGCCGTCCAGCAGTTCCGAGATCCGGCGGCGCAGCTCGCCGGCCTCCTCGTCGCGCGCCCTGATCCAGCGGTCCAGCAGGGTCTGGTCGAGGTCGACGATCTGCGAGTCCAGCCGTTCCAGCGCGGCGTCGAAGCCGCGTTCCAGCTCGCCGGTGTCGTTGGGGCGCAGCTCGCGGCGGTCGAGGTGGCGGATCGGCACCACGCCGCGTTCCACCGCCTCCAGCAGCTGCCGCCACTCCGGCCAGCGGTAGACGTCCCCGACCACCCGTTCCTCCACGGCGGCGCGCAGCCCGGCGTCGCCCTCGGCCTGGTCCATCTGGGGGCGCACGTTCTGCAGGAGGCCCCGGGCGTTGCGGGCCACCTGGACCAGGAGCCTGCGCAGCTCGCGCTGCTCGGGGGTGGGCCGGCCGGCCGGGCGGCGGTCGTCCGGGCGCAGCGCGCGGGCCAGGTCGCGCTGGGCCTCGGCGCGCTCGGACACCAGGCGGTTCATCCGGTCGAGCCGGAGCGGCATCCCGTGCTCGGCGACGTGGCGGGCGATGGTGTCGCGGAGCCGGCCGATGCCGCCGTCGGCGGCGGCGGCCTCCAGCAGCGCGCCGAGCGGGCGGCCCGGGTCGCCGGCGTTGAGACGCTGCGCGAGCCGGCGCCAGCCGTCCGCGCAGGCGCGGGTCTCCTCCGCGCTGCCCACCTCCACCCGGGCCTCCGTGCCCGCCGCGTCCTCCAGGCGCAGCCGCGCGTACAGCGCGGAGGTCAGCGTGACCCGGTCGGTGTGGCCGTGGGTGACGGCCTGCTCGGCGATGCCCAGCAGCGTGCGCAGGGCGTCGGAGTGGCCGAGCACGGCCTCGGTGCGCAGCGGGTCGGGCGCCCCCTCGGCCGGCCGCAGCCCGCCGGGCAGCCGGTCCAGCCGGTTGGCGACCACCAGGCAGGACGGCGCCAGCTTGGTGGAACGGGTCCGTTCGAAGCGGGTGATCAGCCCCAGCGGGGCCTCGTCGTAGGGCGACTCGGCGTCCAGCATGACGACGATGGAGGTGAGCCGGTCGATCTCCTGGTCGGCGAGGTAGGCGTCGCGTTCCTTGCTGGCCAGGCTGCCCAGGCCGGGGAAGTCCACCAGGCTCACCGACTCCGCGCCCAGGTCCGCCAGCGGCCACACCGACGTGGGCACCAGCACGTCCAGGTGGATGCGGCGGACGAAGGCGAACGCCTCGGCCAGCGCCTCCTCGGTGAGCCGGCCGCCCGGGCGGATCGGCAGCCCGGGGCCGGGCCGGGGCGGCAGGTCGCCCTGGGCGGTGCGCAGGACGTCGGTGTCGAGCCGGATCGCGCTGGCGCTGAGCGTGGCGAAGTCCACCTGCTCCTCGCGGCCGAGCACCTCCCGGCCGGCCAGGCACGCGGTACGGAACGCCAGCAGTTCCAGGACGCGCAGCCGCAGCGCGGTGCTGCCGGCCGGCCAGCCGCGCTCCTCGAACCAGCGCACCAGGCCGCCCCATCCTTCGGCGGTGAAGCGGCCGGGGCCCTCGGGCAGCAGCCCGTCCAGTTCGGCCAGCGCCTGCGGGTCGAGCTTGCCGGAGCCCTCGGCGGTCTCCCGTACGGCCTCGAACAGCGCCTTGAGGCAGCCGGTGAGGTCGGTCTCGTTGAGGAACTCCACCCGCGCCCCGGTGAGGCGCGCCTCCCCGGCCTCGTCCGACGGCCGCAGGTGCAGCACGGTCACGTTCCCGGTGGTGGGCGCGTACCCGCTGGGCAGCAGGTCGGGGCGGCCCAGCAGCATGTTGAGCAGCAGGGTCTTGCCGGTGCTGTGCACGCCCAGGACACCGATCGTCACGGGCTCGTCGGCGCAGCGGCGCACCATCTCGGCCCGGTCCAGGAACGTCCGCCGCGCCTCCTCGGCGCCCTGCGGCAGCTCGCCCACCGCGGCCACCTGGGCGACCAGGGCGTCGTTGGCCCGGCGGAGCCGCTCGATCTCGGCGCCCGCCGCGGCGGGCTCGCCCGTGATGAACCGGCTCGACTCCATGCTGAGACCCCCGCAAACCACACGCTGTTACGAAACACCGACCGTATCTGCTTCTTTCAGACGCAGGGGGCCCGCGCCCCGATCCGGTCAATGTCCGGGCCGCGCTCCCGTTCAGGCTCCTCGCAGGAACTTCGCGGCGATGGGGGCCGCGGCCTCGGCGCCCGTGCCTCCGTCCTCGACCACGACGGCGAAGGCCAGATCGCCGCGGTAGCCGATGAACCACGCGTGGGTGGGCGGCTCCTCCCCGGACCCGAACTCGGCCGTCCCGGTCTTGCCCGCCGTGCCGGAGGGGAAGGTGACCTTGGAGGCGGTGCCCTCGCTGACCACGGCGGGCATCAGGCTGCGCAGCGCGGTCCGCACCGCCGGCTCCAGCCGGTGCGGCGGCTCGGGCTTGCGGCCCCCCGCGTCGAGCGCCTGCGCGGCCAGCGCCGCGTCCACCAGGCGCGGGGAGCGCCAGGTCCCGCCGGCGGCCGCGGCCGCGACGCTCGCCATGTTCAGCGGGCTGGTCAGCACCTCGCCCTGCCCCATCGACGCGGCGGCCAGCGCGGTTTCGTCCTTGGTCGCCGGGAAGGAGGCCCGCACGGCGGGCAGCCCGGCGATGATCGGGGCGTTGAAGCCGAACTGGGCGGCCACCTGGGCGAGCCGCTTCTCGCCGAGCCTGTCCACCGTGAGCCGGGCCATGGTGGTGTTGCAGGAGTGCGCGAACGCCTGCCGGAACGGCACGGTGCCGAAGTCCTCGCGCTGGTAGTTCTTGAACGTCCGGCCGCCGACGACGGTGGTGGCGGGGCAGCCGACCGGGCTGGTCACGCGCAGGCCGCCGGCGACCAGCGCCGCCGAGGTGACGACCTTGAACGTCGAGCCGGGCGGGTAGCGGCCCATGAGCGCGCGGTTGTAGCCGCCGGGCTTGTTGGCCACCGCGAGGATCTCCCCGGTGGACGGGCGGAGCGCCACCAGGGAGGCGGGCTTGGTCGCGTCGGCGAGGGCCTCTCCGGCCGCCCGCTGCACCTTGGGGTCGAGGGTCGTCCGCACCGGCTGCCCGGCGGCTCCCCCGAACCGCTTGAGGGTCGTGACCACCGATCCGTCCGCCGCGACGACCTGCACCGCCAGGGCCGGCGTGCCCGCCAGCCGCCGTTCGTACTGCCGCTGGAGCCCGTCGGCGCCCACCTGGTCGCCGGCCCGGTAGGGCGCGCCCAGCTTCTTGGCGGTCTCGGCGGAGGCCGGCCCGAGCGGGCCGACCAGCTGTGCCACCGAGCCGGACGGCGAGCTGCGAAGATCGCCGCCGTCCGCGTCCAGCACGGCGGCCCGGTCCGGGAAGGCCCGGGAGGCCCGCAGTCGCTGGCCCTCCTTGAGGGTCGGGTAGAGGACCTGCGGCGACCACTCCACCAGCCACTCGCCGTCGCGTTCGACGAGCGGCATCCTCCCCTCGTACGTCCAGGTGCGGTTCCCCGCCAGGGTGAGCTCGGCGTGGTAGGAGCCGCCCGCCTTCCCGCCGTCCGGGTCGCCGACCGAGCTCACCGTGTACCGCTGCCGCACGACGCCGAGGTCGTCGCGCATGCGGGTGACGCGCTGGTCGAAGTCGGCGGGCGCGCCGGCGGTCAGGGCGCGCATGGCGGCGGCGTCGCCCCGCTGCCACGCCGCCACGAACCGCTGGGCGGCGCCATCGGGCCCGTCCCCCCGCAGGAACCAGAAGGCTCCCGCTCCGGCCAGCACCGCCAGCACGGCCACCGCCGTGACGGCGCCGATGAGCGCGCGCGATCTGCGCATCTCCCTGTCCCCCATGCCCCTCGTGCCTTACTTGTACTTTTTGTCCCACTCATGGTGCGGCCCCAAGGACACCACTCCACCGGGCGAAAGTCCAAGATTCGTATCGCCGGAGATCGATAAGCCTTCCGATATCGACCCAGGTCAGAGGGGTTTACGGCGCGGCAATGTGAACTCTGTGTAACAGCAGGGTCCCTCCGACGAGCCGCGCGCAAACGCAGAGCCATGAGACGGTTACCTTGGCTGGAACTGTCAACCCCCGGAGGTGGGCATGCGGCACGCTCCGCGCCCCGAGACGCCCCGCACCGGCACCCGTACCGGCACCGTGCGGGCCGCCAAGCTGCGCGCGGCGATCGCCGACGAGCTCCCGGCCGCGATCGAACTGCGCCACCGGCTGCACGCCGACCCGCGCCTGTCCGGCGACGAGGCCGACACCGCACGCGCCGTGCTGGACGCCCTGGACGCCGGGGACGGGACGCCGGTCGCCGGCACCGGGCGCGTGGTCCGGGTCGGCGGTGACGGCGACGCCTCACCCGAGGGCCCCGCGATCGCGCTGCGCGCCGAGCTGGACGCGCTGCCGATCATCGAGCGGACCGGCGCGCCGTGGGCGTCCGCGACCGGCGCCATGCACGCCTGCGGGCATGACGTCCACCTGGCCGCGCTGGTCGCGGTCTGCCGGGCGGCGGCCCGGATCGGCACCGAGCTGCCGATCATGGCGCTGCTGCAGCCGCGCGAGGAGACCGCGCCCTCCGGCGCCGCCGACGTGGTCGAGGCCGGCGCGCTCGACGGCGTGCTCGCCGTCATCGGCGCCCACCTGCAGCCGCGCCTGCCCGAAGGGGTGGTGTCGGCGGTGCCCGGCCCGGTCAACGCCGCCGCCGACGAGTTCGAGATCACGGTCGAGGGACGCGGCGGGCACGCCGGCTACCCGCACGTGGCCCGCGACCCGGTGCTCGCCCTCTGCCAGTCCGTGGTCGCGCTCCAGCAGGTGGTGAGCCGGCGTTTCGACCCGGTGCGCGGCGCGGTCTGCTCGGTCGGCCAGGTCACCGCGGGCAGCGCCCCCAACGTGATCCCGGGCACCGCCACGGCACGCGGCAGCATCCGGGTGATGGACGACGGAGACCGGCGCGCGGCGGCCGGGCTGATCGAGGAGATCGTCACGCACACCGCCGCGGCGCACGGCTGCGCCGCGCGGGTCCGGGTCGAGGAGATGCAGCCCTCCCTGCACAACGACCCGGCGCTGGCCCTGGGCGCCGCTCACCACCTCGCCGGCCTGGGCGTCCCCGTCGACGGAACGTTCCGGTCGTTCGGCGCCGACGACTTCTCGCACTACTGCCACGTCACCCGCGGCCTCATGCTCTTCGTGGGCACCGCCGCCCGGGACGCCTCACCCGACGCCCCGGGGCTGCACCACGCCGAGTTCCTTCCCGCAGACCCCCTCGTCGGCCGCGTCGCCGACGCCTACCTGGCGGGTTACCTGGCCGCCTGCGAGACGGCGCCGCTCGCCTGACACCGGCGGGCGGCCGGGGCCGCCCGTCAGCGCCGCCCGTCCGGGCCATCCGTCCGGGCCGCCCGTCCGGGCCATCCGTCACGCGCCGGCGCCGGCCGATCCGACCGCGTGCAGCCGTGCGCGGCCCTCGGGCATCGGCTGCAGCAGGTGGGAGATGTCGTCGTGGCACGGGGTCTGGCCGCCGAGCTGCCGGAGGCGGCGCAGGGCGATCCCCTCACGGAGCGCCCAGGGGCAGATCTCCATGCGGGGCGTCCCGAGATGGCGCATGACCGCGTCGGCGACGACGGCGCCGGCCAGGATCTGCCGGGAACGCGAGGTCGACACCCCCTTGAGCCCGGCCCGCTCGGCGGCGTTCATCCCGGCGAGCCGGGGGATCCACGCGCGCAGGTCCTTGTGGCGCAGGACCCGGCGGCCCTGCTCGTCCTTACCGCGGGTGAGCTTGGCCAGCTGCGTGAAGATCTTCGACGTGGCGACCGCCCGGCCCGTCCCCGTGCCCGCCTCCGGGAAGATCGTCCAAGGCCGCGCCGCGGCCCTCGGCAGGCACTCGGCCAGCCGGTCCCGGACGAAGCGGCGCAGGTGGTCGACGTCCTTGCTCCGCGGCGGGTCGCCCGGCAGCCGCTCGCGGGTCAGCCGCCCCGCCCCCAGCGGCAGGGAGAGCGCCGTGCCCGGCTCGGCGCCGTCCCCGGCGGCGATCTCCAGCGAGCCGCCGCCGATGTCGGCCAGCAGCAGCGGCCCGGCCGACCAGCCGTACCACTCCCGGACCGCCAGGAACGTCAGCCGGGCCTCGTCCACCCCGGTCAGGAACGCCGGCTCCACCCCGGTACGGGCGGCCAGCCCGGCGACGATCTCGGCGCGGTCGGCCGCGTCGCGCAGCGCCGAGGTGCCGAAAGCGATCAGTTCCTGGACGCCCTCGTCCCGGGCCACCGCCAGCGTCCCGGCCACGGCCGTGCCGATCCGCCCCGCCGCGGCCGGGCCCAGCCGGCCGTCCCGGCCGATCGCCCCGGCCAGCCGGGTGGGCCGCTTCACCGAGCGGACCTGCCGCGGTGGCTCCCCGGGTTCGAGGTCGACGATTTTCAGATGGGCGGAGACGGAGCCGATGTCCAAGATCGCGGTACGCATGAGCGGCTGGTACCCGATCAACGCCGTTCCATCCCGGCGCGCCCGCCCCCGGTCAGGTTCCGGTCAGGGCTCCCGTCAAGCGGCCCCGGTCACGGATTCAGGACGACCTTGACCGCGCCGTCCTTCTTCTTCTGGAAGATCTCGTACGCGTGCGGCGCCTCCGCCAGCGGCAGGTGGTGGGTGGCGAACCGCTCCACGCCCAGCGGGTCGGCGTCGTCGGTCACCAGCGGCATCAGGTCGTCGATCCACCGCTTGACGTGGGCCTGGCCCATCCGGATCGTCACGCCCTTGTCGAACATCCGCAGCATCGGCAGCGGGTCGGTCATCCCGCCGTACACGCCGACGACCGAGATGGTCCCCCCGCGGCGGACGATCTCCAGCGACTCCAGCAGCGCCGACATCCGGTCCATGCCGACCCGCGACATCAGCGGGGCGGCCGCGCGGTCCGGGATCAGCCCGGTGATCGTCTGCGCGAGCCGGCCCGCCGCCGACCCGTGCGCCTCCATGCCCACGGCCTCCACGACCGCGTCGGTGCCGCGCCCGCCGGTGAGCTGCCGTACGGCGTCACCGACATCGTCGGCCGCGGCCTCGTCGACGACCTCCATGCCGTGCCGGCGCGCCAGGTCGAGACGTTCGGGCACCCGGTCCACGCCGATGACCCGGTGGCCGAGGTGGGCGGCGATGCGCCCCGCCATCTGCCCGATCGGGCCGAGCCCCACCACGGCGACGCTGCCGCCCTCGGGGATGTCGGCGAACTCGATCGCCTGCCAGGCCGTGGGGAGGACGTCGGACAGGTAGAGGAACCGGTCGTCCGGCGGGCCCTCGGGGACCTTGATCGGGCCGAACTGGGCCTGCGGCACCCGCAGGTACTCCGCCTGCGCCCCCGGCACCTGCCCGTACAGCTTGGTGTAGCCGAACAGCGCCGCGCCCATCCCCTGCTCGCGTACCTGGGTCGTCTCGCACTGCGCGAACAGCTGCCGGTCGCACATGTAGCAGTGCCCGCAGGAGATGTTGAACGGGACCACCACCCGGTCGCCCGCCCGGATGTTCGTCACGGCGGAGCCGACCTCCTCCACGATCCCCATGGGTTCGTGGCCGAGGATGTCGCCTTCGGTCATGAACGGCCCGAGCACCTCGTACAGGTG
This region includes:
- a CDS encoding sensor histidine kinase, with protein sequence MPSLTAYGNRLAERARALPPPAVDAVIAVVCAVNIVVQATVNGRLSVWVAVTAGVSAVALLWRRAHPFATAGVIGLCTVTLSLNGGLGDLPPAQLIATYTFAALCPPVKRLIAAAATAAGITVSVLVPEDEVLNLGLVGIAFIAAYALGTGARARRDRIAMLEERAARLAEEQAAAATRERERIAREMHDILAHSMSMVVIQAEAGPVAVRSDPDKAEQVFDTISVTAREALAQLRRALGVLRSEEASRRPPPGLDALPALVDGVRNAGLAVTLEQDGEPRPVPADLAVTVYRVVQEALTNTVRHAAAGEARVRLSWHDRTLRVEVGDDGRGPAAPSPDPSAGGAGLGLTGMRERVAASGGELVTGAGPGGKGYRVAATLPLD
- a CDS encoding dynamin family protein, with the translated sequence MESSRFITGEPAAAGAEIERLRRANDALVAQVAAVGELPQGAEEARRTFLDRAEMVRRCADEPVTIGVLGVHSTGKTLLLNMLLGRPDLLPSGYAPTTGNVTVLHLRPSDEAGEARLTGARVEFLNETDLTGCLKALFEAVRETAEGSGKLDPQALAELDGLLPEGPGRFTAEGWGGLVRWFEERGWPAGSTALRLRVLELLAFRTACLAGREVLGREEQVDFATLSASAIRLDTDVLRTAQGDLPPRPGPGLPIRPGGRLTEEALAEAFAFVRRIHLDVLVPTSVWPLADLGAESVSLVDFPGLGSLASKERDAYLADQEIDRLTSIVVMLDAESPYDEAPLGLITRFERTRSTKLAPSCLVVANRLDRLPGGLRPAEGAPDPLRTEAVLGHSDALRTLLGIAEQAVTHGHTDRVTLTSALYARLRLEDAAGTEARVEVGSAEETRACADGWRRLAQRLNAGDPGRPLGALLEAAAADGGIGRLRDTIARHVAEHGMPLRLDRMNRLVSERAEAQRDLARALRPDDRRPAGRPTPEQRELRRLLVQVARNARGLLQNVRPQMDQAEGDAGLRAAVEERVVGDVYRWPEWRQLLEAVERGVVPIRHLDRRELRPNDTGELERGFDAALERLDSQIVDLDQTLLDRWIRARDEEAGELRRRISELLDGAQGDAGVLDWAEPFLAFGWVRREVEHARGTAGTAPPPGSAPPPVRQESAQVQDFPLRRDHGLPWHPDYPVPHGWPADELEKRRHQIQVMAVRRELVNALTRKVMLQAERRRRALVDDVRAALARRLETLPQGDYGRLAAEALGVVRRSDDAVLGALSESLLQDGRGDL
- a CDS encoding penicillin-binding transpeptidase domain-containing protein encodes the protein MRRSRALIGAVTAVAVLAVLAGAGAFWFLRGDGPDGAAQRFVAAWQRGDAAAMRALTAGAPADFDQRVTRMRDDLGVVRQRYTVSSVGDPDGGKAGGSYHAELTLAGNRTWTYEGRMPLVERDGEWLVEWSPQVLYPTLKEGQRLRASRAFPDRAAVLDADGGDLRSSPSGSVAQLVGPLGPASAETAKKLGAPYRAGDQVGADGLQRQYERRLAGTPALAVQVVAADGSVVTTLKRFGGAAGQPVRTTLDPKVQRAAGEALADATKPASLVALRPSTGEILAVANKPGGYNRALMGRYPPGSTFKVVTSAALVAGGLRVTSPVGCPATTVVGGRTFKNYQREDFGTVPFRQAFAHSCNTTMARLTVDRLGEKRLAQVAAQFGFNAPIIAGLPAVRASFPATKDETALAAASMGQGEVLTSPLNMASVAAAAAGGTWRSPRLVDAALAAQALDAGGRKPEPPHRLEPAVRTALRSLMPAVVSEGTASKVTFPSGTAGKTGTAEFGSGEEPPTHAWFIGYRGDLAFAVVVEDGGTGAEAAAPIAAKFLRGA